The proteins below come from a single Aegilops tauschii subsp. strangulata cultivar AL8/78 chromosome 6, Aet v6.0, whole genome shotgun sequence genomic window:
- the LOC109731632 gene encoding uncharacterized protein → MAMQTSTAQALPLPPRLSASPSSSPATVGALLTNAAGASRIRRECRSPRSLLSRILGGGGGGGFGCRMRIPRYCSSGAGAAAKEDAVEEEVAAPKVVMASKQETEARESPRSSLQGMKVAPEVSAASLGLGAGLVLLLSRGAAELSRMAELRAQMERLVLDVRAEARGSTRSDLSDGGHVDDGASVLKERIVFADAGGEDASLSRGSRDAASECGDAGVGVSVAAMDQMEAELEAELTRLQLDSNDGDGEEECVTTRRDHQLESEAKSDISSESGSPDCVDIDGVLDDAATECKEHQDNEEEEEGDTDEEDEESKPCHGGVPARVLERRLHELLQSQHEQRIAELETELQRAQRKLRDKEREVSRWRDTAKIVSRHKDESLLR, encoded by the exons ATGGCAATGCAGACGAGCACGGCGCAAGCGCTGCCGCTGCCCCCGCGCCTCTCCGCCTCGCCATCTTCATCTCCCGCCACCGTCGGCGCCCTCCTCACCAATGCTGCCGGCGCCAGCAGGATCCGGCGCGAGTGCCGCTCACCGCGGTCCTTGCTGTCGCGCATCctcggcgggggcggcggcggcgggtttgGCTGCCGCATGCGCATCCCCCGCTACTGCTCCAGCGGCGCCGGAGCGGCCGCCAAGGAGGACGCCGtagaggaggaggtggccgcgcCAAAGGTGGTCATGGCGAGCAAGCAAGAAACAGAGGCTCGCGAGTCGCCTCGGAGTTCCCTGCAGG GGATGAAGGTGGCGCCGGAGGTGTCGGCCGCGAGCCTCGGGCTGGGCGCGGGCCTGGTGCTGCTGCTGTCCAGGGGCGCGGCGGAGCTGAGCAGGATGGCGGAGCTGCGCGCCCAGATGGAGCGGCTGGTGCTGGACGTCAGGGCGGAGGCGCGTGGCAGCACCCGCTCCGACTTGTCTGACGGCGGCCATGTCGACGACGGTGCCAGCGTCCTGAAGGAGCGCATCGTCTTCGCTGATGCCGGCGGCGAGGACGCCTCGTTGTCCCGCGGTTCGCGTGATGCCGCCTCGGAGTGCGGCGATGCCGGCGTTGGAGTTTCTGTCGCCGCGATGGATCAGATGGAAGCGGAGCTCGAGGCGGAACTGACGCGCCTGCAGCTCGACTCCAACGACGGCGACGGGGAGGAGGAGTGCGTGACCACGCGgcgagatcaccagctcgag TCGGAGGCCAAGAGCGACATCTCCTCGGAGAGCGGCTCCCCTGATTGTGTCGACATCGACGGTGTACTCGACGACGCGGCAACAGAATGCAAGGAACACCAAgacaacgaggaggaggaggagggagacaCTGACGAGGAGGACGAAGAGAGCAAGCCGTGCCACGGCGGCGTGCCGGCCCGGGTCCTGGAGCGGAGGCTGCACGAGCTCCTGCAGTCGCAGCACGAGCAGCGGATCGCGGAGCTGGAGACGGAGCTGCAGCGCGCGCAGAGGAAGCTGCGGGACAAGGAGCGCGAGGTGTCGCGGTGGCGCGACACCGCCAAGATCGTGTCCCGCCACAAGGACGAGTCGCTGCTCAGGTAG